In Candidatus Nitronauta litoralis, one DNA window encodes the following:
- a CDS encoding radical SAM protein, which produces MSLKSVVEKYKKFISLPNHTFKRLTNKAVVQASRTIASNRAYGIPSHIMMEISSACQLRCPLCPIGNETFARTSELMDFDLYKKVVNEIGDYIYHINLNGMGEPTLNHQILPMIKYAKEKGIFVDLYTNFQLEKKSMIEGLIDAGLDSILIAMDGASKENYEDYRVGGKFEAIVSNVKHLVEARKKLGSKTPEINIQFIPLNHNKGDLDKMSDMVRSLGADNLYVKRPFLFRGTGDSEKDHEYIKTDENEPSEADGYNLYKVDEKGASWQLKTKNVCDYLWTSTVVLADGSVSPCCFDYDGTVNFGNVGEHKFQDIWNNKTYKNFRKANKKDWRAIPLCANDFEGGCPHMYIAADDWLIKM; this is translated from the coding sequence ATGAGTTTGAAAAGTGTAGTTGAAAAATACAAGAAATTTATCAGTTTACCCAATCATACATTCAAGCGATTGACCAACAAGGCGGTCGTGCAGGCATCACGTACTATTGCGAGTAATAGGGCTTACGGGATTCCATCGCATATTATGATGGAAATCAGCTCCGCCTGTCAGTTGCGTTGCCCCCTATGCCCGATTGGAAATGAAACCTTCGCGCGAACGAGTGAGCTGATGGATTTCGACTTATACAAAAAGGTTGTGAATGAAATCGGCGATTATATTTATCACATCAATCTGAATGGCATGGGTGAGCCGACCCTGAATCATCAGATTTTACCGATGATCAAATATGCCAAAGAAAAAGGTATCTTTGTAGACCTCTACACCAATTTTCAGTTGGAAAAGAAATCCATGATTGAAGGGCTGATCGATGCCGGTCTGGATTCGATCCTGATCGCGATGGATGGCGCTTCCAAGGAAAACTATGAAGATTACCGTGTGGGCGGCAAGTTTGAAGCGATCGTATCAAACGTGAAACACCTTGTTGAGGCACGTAAGAAACTGGGCAGCAAGACGCCGGAAATCAATATCCAGTTTATTCCTCTAAATCATAACAAAGGGGACCTCGATAAGATGTCGGATATGGTAAGGTCCCTTGGCGCGGATAATCTGTATGTCAAACGGCCTTTCCTGTTCCGGGGAACCGGGGATTCTGAAAAAGATCATGAATACATTAAGACAGATGAAAATGAACCATCAGAAGCCGATGGCTACAACCTTTACAAGGTTGATGAGAAAGGTGCCAGCTGGCAACTCAAAACGAAAAATGTTTGTGACTACCTGTGGACCTCAACCGTGGTGCTGGCAGATGGCTCGGTGTCGCCTTGTTGTTTCGACTACGATGGCACGGTGAACTTTGGCAATGTGGGTGAGCACAAGTTCCAGGATATCTGGAACAACAAAACTTATAAAAACTTTCGCAAGGCAAACAAGAAAGACTGGAGAGCAATCCCGTTATGTGCCAATGATTTTGAAGGGGGTTGCCCTCACATGTATATTGCAGCTGATGATTGGCTGATTAAGATGTAA
- a CDS encoding glycosyltransferase family 4 protein encodes MRVIFFKSNYHKAGGIETLLKSVFGRIDTTRFELKTIVMTHVPDEPLSFIEPEFLKQNPDHLELIPWNGFKSLPDAVKITRKVIDKFQPDVLYTHDMRSNLLVFCVSFLSKTPWVAHIHGWLGKSAGLRTWFFEWVDRKLIRKAQTVLVGSNALRHRIKTECGVDDVRLIPNAIDTGYFNKSTDWDRNFRETLFPGFEGVIVGSVGRLHLVKGGHIFVEAFAKILKTNPDVRCIIMGEGPEEENLKQQARDLGVEAYILFPGFVEDMRPYIYALDIFMLCSLAESLPLALLEGICMGKPAVGSDVGDVSCVLDFGKEDLIVPAGDVEGFYRALKNLIDKPDLRKRYGQLSREKVEAEYSIDSAVNRIQEILTEYKGSKK; translated from the coding sequence TTGAGAGTTATTTTTTTTAAAAGCAATTATCACAAGGCGGGAGGAATCGAAACTCTTCTGAAATCCGTTTTTGGACGGATAGATACAACCCGTTTCGAATTGAAAACGATTGTGATGACCCATGTTCCCGATGAACCCCTTTCTTTCATCGAGCCGGAATTCCTGAAACAAAACCCGGATCATCTGGAACTGATTCCGTGGAATGGTTTTAAATCCCTTCCTGATGCGGTCAAAATTACACGCAAGGTGATCGACAAGTTTCAGCCCGATGTCCTGTACACCCATGATATGCGTTCCAACCTTCTGGTGTTCTGCGTATCGTTTTTAAGCAAAACCCCCTGGGTTGCCCATATACACGGTTGGCTTGGTAAAAGCGCAGGTTTACGCACCTGGTTTTTTGAATGGGTCGATCGTAAGTTGATTCGAAAGGCTCAGACGGTGCTTGTGGGGTCGAATGCCCTTCGTCACCGGATCAAAACGGAGTGTGGTGTTGATGATGTCCGCCTCATTCCAAATGCGATTGATACCGGATACTTCAACAAGAGTACAGACTGGGATCGTAATTTCAGGGAGACACTTTTCCCAGGCTTTGAAGGAGTGATTGTAGGATCGGTCGGCAGGCTTCATCTCGTAAAAGGAGGACATATTTTCGTTGAGGCCTTCGCGAAGATTTTAAAAACCAACCCTGATGTTCGCTGCATCATTATGGGGGAAGGACCCGAGGAAGAAAACCTGAAGCAGCAGGCCCGCGACCTTGGAGTAGAGGCTTATATCCTGTTTCCCGGTTTTGTGGAGGACATGCGTCCTTATATTTATGCTCTCGATATTTTTATGTTGTGTTCCCTGGCCGAAAGCCTGCCTCTCGCTCTTCTTGAAGGTATCTGCATGGGAAAACCCGCGGTTGGAAGCGATGTGGGTGATGTCAGCTGCGTGCTGGATTTTGGAAAAGAGGATTTGATAGTGCCTGCTGGTGATGTCGAAGGATTTTATAGAGCCCTGAAAAATCTGATAGACAAACCAGACCTCCGTAAACGTTACGGTCAGTTATCGCGCGAAAAAGTTGAGGCAGAATACTCTATCGACTCCGCAGTGAACCGGATCCAGGAAATTTTGACAGAATATAAAGGTAGTAAAAAATAA
- a CDS encoding nucleoside permease nupX — translation MEDSFYRLIALGGFFIILFLAWGTGARSAINRKTVFGSLTLIWFIGALVFWFPPSRTVLKWVNDGLVALLSASQKGSLFLFGPLALGPGQSLPNGTTSIGFVLAMQVLPAVIFFSALVSALYYLNIMPAIVRAFGKLFHKTMKLSGAESLSASANIFVGIESSLTVKPWLANMTRSELLTLLTCMMATVASTVLGVYVIALIGVFPQIAGHLVSASVISIPCAVLVSKLSLPETQTPETLGNVPEKSSGASQEKPANLMVALIDGGQQGTKMAVGIATLLIVVLGLEALVDLILSILPQIEDQSISVSRVLGWLTWPFVVLLGLRPEEWQAASQILGSRFVETEVTAYFSLGSAQSATPPTFSPRSFTAMSYALCGFVHFASLGIFIGGLAALIPNRMSELSLLGIRALWTAFLATLLTGCVAGVLAH, via the coding sequence ATGGAAGACAGCTTTTATCGATTGATAGCACTGGGTGGTTTTTTTATCATCCTGTTTCTTGCATGGGGGACAGGAGCACGATCCGCCATCAACCGCAAAACTGTTTTTGGAAGCCTCACCCTTATCTGGTTTATTGGCGCGCTCGTTTTCTGGTTTCCACCCTCGCGCACTGTGCTCAAGTGGGTCAACGATGGGCTGGTCGCCCTGTTATCCGCTTCGCAAAAAGGGTCGCTGTTTCTTTTCGGTCCCCTGGCATTGGGTCCGGGCCAATCCCTGCCAAACGGAACAACCTCAATTGGTTTCGTACTGGCCATGCAGGTTTTACCCGCGGTCATCTTTTTTTCTGCGTTAGTCTCGGCTCTTTACTACCTGAACATCATGCCAGCTATCGTGCGTGCTTTCGGAAAACTTTTCCACAAAACCATGAAATTATCTGGAGCGGAATCTCTTTCAGCTTCCGCCAATATTTTTGTAGGAATTGAATCGAGCTTAACAGTAAAACCCTGGCTCGCCAACATGACCCGCTCAGAATTACTAACCTTACTCACATGCATGATGGCAACAGTCGCCAGTACCGTGCTCGGTGTTTATGTCATTGCTTTGATCGGGGTGTTTCCCCAAATTGCCGGGCATCTTGTTTCCGCCTCGGTAATCTCGATCCCTTGCGCGGTTCTGGTCAGCAAACTGTCTCTGCCGGAAACGCAAACTCCCGAAACCCTGGGCAATGTTCCAGAAAAATCATCTGGCGCCTCTCAGGAAAAACCGGCCAACCTGATGGTCGCGCTGATTGACGGAGGCCAGCAAGGAACCAAAATGGCGGTAGGCATTGCAACCTTGTTGATTGTCGTACTCGGGCTGGAAGCTTTAGTGGACTTGATTCTCAGTATACTTCCGCAAATAGAGGATCAATCCATATCTGTTTCGCGGGTTCTGGGATGGCTGACCTGGCCCTTTGTTGTCCTGCTTGGGCTGCGCCCGGAAGAGTGGCAGGCTGCATCGCAAATTCTTGGATCGCGGTTTGTCGAAACGGAAGTCACCGCCTACTTTTCCCTGGGCTCTGCGCAATCAGCGACCCCACCCACTTTCTCTCCACGGTCTTTCACAGCGATGAGCTATGCCTTGTGCGGTTTTGTTCACTTTGCAAGCCTGGGAATCTTTATAGGGGGACTAGCCGCTCTGATTCCCAACCGAATGAGCGAACTCTCTCTTCTTGGAATTCGGGCCCTGTGGACGGCCTTCCTGGCGACCCTGCTAACCGGGTGTGTCGCCGGTGTTTTGGCGCACTAG
- a CDS encoding DUF4262 domain-containing protein, which translates to MDPSEQKALNDIDEYGCHIIQVLAEGDYPAFSYSIGIATTYQEPDLCVIGLKEPIAGFVINEYAAQLKQGIHFTNGKLYSGFLEGFNVYFETVSENHYKNYFGYATWYYKGDNFKMRQLVWPTTSGVFPWSGIGPDIFEDWQPILTHNGKTTIPL; encoded by the coding sequence ATGGACCCTTCTGAACAAAAAGCTCTAAACGACATTGACGAGTATGGATGCCATATTATTCAGGTTTTGGCGGAAGGTGACTATCCCGCATTTTCATACTCTATTGGCATCGCAACAACCTACCAAGAGCCTGATCTCTGTGTCATCGGTCTGAAAGAACCTATCGCAGGTTTTGTCATAAATGAATATGCAGCCCAACTGAAACAGGGCATACACTTTACAAATGGAAAACTTTATTCCGGATTCCTGGAAGGGTTTAACGTCTACTTTGAAACGGTATCTGAAAACCATTACAAAAATTATTTTGGGTATGCGACCTGGTATTATAAAGGCGACAATTTCAAAATGCGGCAATTGGTCTGGCCTACGACTTCCGGAGTTTTTCCATGGTCCGGAATTGGACCAGACATTTTCGAAGACTGGCAGCCAATACTAACGCATAATGGAAAAACAACTATTCCGCTATAA
- a CDS encoding CBS domain-containing protein, which produces MSTPETMDTIKFFMEDHIISVNSESSVKETIQVMAEKKIGAILVSNDKDYVGIFTETDLLRKVVAVEADTQAVQIKDVMSQPLATIDMNSTMVAAFVIMQQKNLRHLAITDKKQVVGILSIKDIANYYVNKFRPKK; this is translated from the coding sequence ATGAGCACCCCGGAGACAATGGATACGATCAAGTTTTTCATGGAAGATCATATCATCAGCGTTAATTCTGAAAGCAGCGTGAAAGAAACTATTCAGGTGATGGCTGAAAAAAAAATCGGAGCGATTCTGGTCTCAAACGACAAAGACTATGTAGGGATTTTTACAGAAACAGACCTACTCAGAAAAGTGGTTGCAGTGGAAGCCGACACCCAGGCAGTACAAATAAAAGATGTTATGTCTCAACCGCTGGCTACCATCGACATGAACTCTACAATGGTTGCTGCCTTTGTCATCATGCAACAAAAAAACCTGCGGCACCTTGCTATCACAGACAAAAAACAGGTTGTCGGTATACTGTCAATTAAAGATATTGCAAACTACTACGTCAATAAGTTTCGTCCCAAAAAATAG
- a CDS encoding heme-binding protein, protein MAELTTVKDLSDDLARHVLRTATGKARELDCKMNVAVVGSDGNLKSFFRMEGAWTGSIDIAIKKAKTARLFNMSTGEVGKLSQPGGSFYQIEHSNGGLVTFPGGIPLKTAQGDIVGAIGASGDTVENEHKVALAGVEYLLKALKGE, encoded by the coding sequence ATGGCGGAATTGACCACGGTAAAAGATTTGAGCGACGATTTGGCGAGGCATGTTTTGAGGACCGCAACGGGGAAAGCTCGCGAGCTGGATTGCAAAATGAATGTGGCTGTAGTGGGCTCAGATGGGAATCTGAAGTCCTTCTTTAGAATGGAAGGGGCCTGGACCGGCAGTATCGATATTGCCATCAAAAAAGCAAAAACCGCCCGTTTGTTTAATATGTCTACAGGTGAAGTCGGGAAGCTCAGCCAGCCTGGTGGCTCTTTTTATCAAATCGAACACAGTAATGGAGGCCTTGTGACCTTTCCTGGAGGTATACCTCTTAAAACAGCTCAAGGCGATATCGTAGGGGCTATTGGTGCGTCAGGAGATACAGTGGAGAATGAGCACAAAGTGGCTCTGGCAGGTGTCGAATATTTATTGAAAGCTTTAAAAGGTGAATAA
- a CDS encoding class I SAM-dependent methyltransferase has translation MKSHWALPENDYWSTPFAQTLLHLLDLPPGATVLDVAAGGGIPAFYLADMVGAQGRVLAVDINQRQVLRGRTLQGNRFPWLKFEAGNMKNLPPDLSQFDRITGNLSFMFFRPDRLEALKSLIRFLKPGGQIVLTFPSLGTFDSLWKRVEDEMKDRQLHDELVGLHEYLDERPSSDNARDWLMECGLQKVEVIEWPLEIKSGSGREFLEHPLLRGGFLDDIYECFKDPALADEFMDVIASDTGRFFPLIAQRCAMSGWKLNQKT, from the coding sequence GTGAAGTCTCATTGGGCGCTTCCTGAAAATGATTATTGGTCGACTCCATTTGCTCAGACGCTTTTGCATCTTCTCGACCTGCCTCCCGGGGCGACGGTTCTCGATGTGGCGGCCGGAGGGGGAATTCCCGCATTTTATTTAGCAGATATGGTGGGAGCGCAGGGAAGGGTTCTGGCGGTGGATATCAATCAGCGGCAGGTCCTTCGTGGCAGGACATTGCAGGGAAATCGTTTTCCCTGGCTTAAGTTTGAAGCGGGAAACATGAAAAACCTGCCTCCGGATTTGTCTCAATTCGACCGAATCACAGGTAATCTGTCGTTTATGTTTTTCAGGCCCGACCGGTTGGAAGCTCTGAAAAGTCTCATCCGTTTTCTTAAACCCGGAGGCCAGATTGTGCTGACCTTTCCCTCCCTGGGGACCTTTGACTCACTGTGGAAACGGGTCGAAGATGAAATGAAGGACCGCCAGCTTCATGATGAACTGGTAGGGCTTCATGAGTATTTGGATGAAAGACCTTCTTCAGATAATGCCAGGGACTGGCTTATGGAATGTGGTCTTCAAAAAGTAGAAGTGATCGAATGGCCGCTTGAGATTAAATCCGGTTCCGGCAGGGAGTTCCTTGAACATCCTCTTTTACGCGGAGGATTTCTTGATGATATTTATGAATGCTTTAAAGACCCTGCTTTGGCTGATGAATTTATGGATGTTATAGCCAGCGATACTGGCAGGTTTTTTCCACTAATCGCCCAAAGGTGTGCCATGTCCGGATGGAAACTAAATCAAAAAACGTGA
- a CDS encoding response regulator, with product MPHRDEMKFEDRLNIIRGVPFLRHLSEEQISEFADEGNYLSFDKGQIVFNDGDHGDSMFIILSGCIEIFKQNKHIAMRGAGDYFGEMAMIEMKPRSASAKALGDSFLIEIGKHAFDKFLGSNPDIIREFLLTISHRCRVDLDIIDSGFLELCKNEERYRTIVETISDIVLQIDPDGLIDFANSSVSFLGYTPQELKGQPLQSIISEKGDSLMEDLLTKRVGPRATSDVEVMFKVKEDCPIYEFMQEVSFLVDAHGLWDVRNDLVIKKGYNKNFLGTLCIARDHTQRKKSEEEAKKRQEELENLVKERTQILELAKKEAEQANFAKSDFLSKVSHELRTPLNAIIGFSHLLQMSEGEHLDPEKIEFVNHINDAGNHLLNLIKEILDLSRIETDKVELEIENVDMVALVEEQAVLVLPQAQKEGITINCQTPSKKQIFAKGDLVKIKQVVLNLLTNGIKYNRPNGNVEITVEEKEPSSVLLRVNDTGKGIKKEDRWKVFEPFQRLDWEHTDVEGTGIGLTICQRLVHLMKGQIGFESVLDQGTCFFVELPRGNFEPESQFTLKGESPKKPGAKKLKDFKILYIEDETINVELVRGILGKFDNIRLFTAKDASTGIEMTEALNPDLILLDIHLPGTDGYDVLKILKEKPLTKHTPVIAVTAQAMKGDREKGLKEGFDKYLTKPLEINQFIDTIFSYQK from the coding sequence ATGCCGCACCGGGATGAAATGAAATTCGAAGACAGACTCAACATCATCCGGGGCGTGCCATTTCTACGGCATCTTTCCGAAGAACAAATCTCCGAATTTGCAGATGAAGGAAATTATTTGTCTTTTGATAAAGGCCAGATTGTATTTAATGACGGGGATCACGGAGATTCGATGTTCATTATCCTGTCGGGTTGCATCGAGATCTTCAAGCAAAACAAACACATTGCCATGCGTGGTGCCGGTGATTATTTTGGCGAAATGGCGATGATTGAAATGAAACCCCGGTCTGCAAGTGCAAAAGCACTTGGCGACAGCTTTCTCATTGAAATTGGGAAACATGCTTTTGATAAATTTCTGGGGTCCAATCCAGATATTATTCGCGAATTTTTACTCACCATATCACACAGATGTCGGGTAGATCTCGACATTATTGACTCCGGTTTTCTTGAGTTATGCAAAAACGAAGAACGCTATCGCACAATTGTCGAAACTATATCGGATATAGTTTTGCAGATAGATCCAGACGGCTTAATTGATTTCGCCAATTCTTCGGTCAGCTTCCTTGGCTATACCCCCCAGGAACTGAAAGGCCAACCATTGCAATCCATAATAAGTGAAAAAGGCGATTCCCTGATGGAAGATTTATTAACCAAACGGGTTGGTCCTCGAGCCACGTCCGATGTCGAAGTTATGTTCAAGGTTAAAGAAGATTGTCCCATTTATGAGTTCATGCAGGAAGTCAGCTTTCTGGTCGATGCTCACGGACTTTGGGATGTGCGCAATGACCTGGTAATAAAAAAGGGGTATAACAAAAACTTCCTCGGAACCCTTTGCATTGCGCGTGACCATACTCAAAGAAAGAAGTCTGAAGAAGAAGCCAAAAAGCGTCAGGAAGAACTGGAAAACCTGGTCAAAGAACGAACCCAAATTCTGGAACTTGCAAAAAAGGAAGCTGAACAAGCCAACTTTGCAAAAAGTGATTTTCTCTCCAAAGTGAGCCATGAACTCAGAACCCCACTCAATGCAATTATCGGTTTCAGTCATTTACTACAAATGAGCGAGGGGGAGCATCTCGACCCTGAAAAAATTGAATTTGTAAATCACATAAATGACGCTGGCAACCATCTTCTCAATCTGATCAAAGAGATACTCGATCTATCCCGAATTGAAACGGACAAAGTTGAATTAGAAATAGAAAATGTGGATATGGTGGCGCTTGTAGAAGAACAGGCGGTTCTTGTCTTGCCTCAGGCGCAAAAAGAGGGAATTACAATAAATTGCCAAACTCCTTCGAAAAAACAGATTTTTGCGAAAGGAGATTTAGTCAAAATCAAACAGGTGGTCTTGAACCTGTTAACCAATGGAATTAAATACAACCGACCAAATGGAAACGTTGAAATCACAGTAGAAGAAAAGGAGCCATCCAGCGTTTTGTTAAGAGTCAATGATACCGGAAAGGGTATCAAAAAAGAAGATCGATGGAAGGTTTTTGAGCCATTTCAACGGCTGGACTGGGAGCACACGGATGTGGAAGGAACCGGTATAGGGCTGACCATTTGCCAACGCCTTGTTCATCTTATGAAAGGGCAAATTGGATTCGAAAGTGTGCTTGACCAGGGAACCTGCTTTTTTGTGGAACTTCCTCGAGGAAATTTTGAACCCGAATCACAGTTTACTCTAAAGGGAGAGTCCCCCAAAAAGCCTGGCGCAAAAAAACTAAAAGATTTTAAGATACTTTACATTGAAGACGAAACTATTAATGTAGAGTTGGTACGGGGAATTCTTGGAAAGTTTGATAATATCCGTCTATTCACAGCCAAGGACGCCTCAACTGGAATTGAAATGACGGAAGCTTTAAATCCTGACCTGATTTTACTGGACATTCACCTTCCTGGAACGGACGGCTATGATGTCTTAAAAATCCTTAAAGAAAAGCCTCTCACTAAACACACTCCGGTAATCGCAGTGACAGCACAAGCGATGAAGGGAGACAGAGAGAAAGGATTAAAAGAGGGGTTTGATAAATACCTGACTAAACCACTCGAAATCAACCAGTTTATTGACACGATTTTTTCATACCAAAAATAA
- a CDS encoding M24 family metallopeptidase produces MKIARKKSYSGVFRDGGAGPNAKKRFRLRRQKLMKQENKLMVLTGVPYGPGAETLWTYAHCPTYQEPTIMHLTGVNQAKVLLLLDPGAKGADEILFVEKKNPKMEFWDGLRFGVGDPKSLAEVKKVTGFREVRDIAEFDLVFKERLSKQKKKEVGTFWLEGGAGKNKKKVTTDHNWAFKKRIDKLVRNAWGKGFPVSNIMKSHFDLRLPLDKYDVSNTLKAQKITGLAFRETLKEFRKFKNECQIQGHLEGRMLFRSAFGLSFPSIIASGPNATVLHYMKNDDDFTPDEMVLMDFGVRWMTMHADISRTVPASGKFNPMQKLLYEIVLGAQIAVQKKARAGVTIEELNTVCWETLNRELDEQFHARGGESNLEYKSRPHGVSHLIGEQEHDGDPFRDYTKQPMKTGWMISNEPGLYGKFRIKIGRKTYKEQLGIRLEDNLLITDKGCRNLSVSVPKQVSEIEALMRG; encoded by the coding sequence ATGAAAATTGCCAGAAAAAAAAGTTATTCAGGAGTTTTCCGTGATGGGGGCGCTGGGCCTAATGCTAAAAAAAGGTTTCGGCTAAGACGCCAGAAGCTAATGAAACAAGAAAATAAACTGATGGTTTTAACCGGGGTTCCCTATGGCCCTGGTGCCGAGACTCTTTGGACCTACGCGCATTGCCCGACCTATCAAGAGCCGACCATAATGCACCTGACTGGTGTCAATCAGGCAAAGGTTCTTCTTTTGTTGGATCCAGGTGCTAAGGGTGCAGACGAAATACTTTTCGTAGAAAAGAAAAATCCGAAAATGGAGTTTTGGGATGGATTGCGTTTTGGAGTAGGCGACCCAAAGAGCCTCGCGGAGGTTAAAAAGGTAACAGGTTTTCGTGAAGTCCGGGATATCGCTGAGTTTGATCTCGTGTTCAAGGAGCGCCTTTCCAAACAAAAGAAAAAAGAAGTCGGTACTTTTTGGCTTGAGGGCGGTGCTGGAAAAAATAAAAAGAAGGTCACAACAGATCACAACTGGGCTTTTAAAAAGCGGATCGACAAGCTTGTCAGGAATGCCTGGGGAAAAGGTTTTCCTGTGTCGAATATCATGAAATCACATTTTGATTTGCGGCTGCCCTTGGATAAGTACGATGTGAGTAATACACTCAAAGCACAGAAAATTACTGGCCTCGCCTTTCGCGAAACTCTGAAGGAGTTCCGCAAGTTTAAAAACGAATGCCAGATTCAGGGGCACCTGGAAGGACGAATGTTGTTCCGCTCGGCTTTTGGTTTGAGCTTTCCCAGTATTATCGCTTCAGGTCCCAATGCCACTGTTTTACATTATATGAAAAACGATGATGATTTTACGCCAGATGAGATGGTGTTGATGGATTTTGGAGTGCGGTGGATGACAATGCACGCCGATATTTCAAGAACAGTACCGGCATCCGGTAAGTTCAACCCTATGCAAAAATTACTTTATGAAATTGTTTTGGGAGCGCAGATAGCGGTTCAGAAAAAAGCTCGAGCCGGGGTCACTATCGAGGAGTTAAATACCGTTTGCTGGGAGACCCTCAACAGAGAACTTGACGAACAGTTTCATGCCCGAGGTGGAGAAAGTAATTTAGAGTATAAAAGCAGGCCGCACGGGGTAAGTCATTTAATTGGAGAACAGGAGCATGATGGCGACCCTTTCCGGGATTATACGAAGCAACCCATGAAAACAGGTTGGATGATCAGCAATGAGCCCGGTCTTTACGGGAAATTTCGCATTAAAATTGGCCGGAAAACCTATAAAGAGCAACTTGGAATCCGACTGGAAGACAATCTTCTGATAACGGACAAGGGGTGCCGAAATCTTTCGGTTAGTGTGCCAAAACAGGTGAGCGAAATTGAGGCTTTAATGCGTGGGTGA
- the bcp gene encoding thioredoxin-dependent thiol peroxidase: MSKAAVKVLKEGAKAPDFSALDQDGNKIKLSSFRGKKNVVLYFYPKDMTPGCTTEACDFRDGIKKFKGTEIIGVSVDSPERHQKFIEKYDLPFTLISDEDHKVVNKYGVWQEKKLYGKTFMGIVRSTFVIDKQGVLKKIFPKVKVKEHVNEVLAALKDI, translated from the coding sequence ATGAGTAAAGCAGCAGTAAAGGTTCTAAAGGAGGGGGCGAAAGCCCCCGACTTTTCAGCTCTTGACCAGGATGGCAACAAGATCAAACTCAGTTCTTTCCGTGGAAAGAAGAACGTTGTCCTTTACTTTTATCCAAAAGACATGACTCCCGGCTGTACCACCGAGGCTTGCGACTTCCGTGATGGAATCAAAAAGTTTAAAGGTACGGAAATTATTGGTGTCAGTGTCGATTCTCCTGAACGCCATCAAAAATTTATCGAAAAATACGATTTACCTTTCACTCTGATCAGTGACGAAGACCACAAGGTTGTAAATAAATACGGGGTCTGGCAAGAAAAAAAACTTTATGGAAAAACTTTCATGGGGATTGTCCGATCAACCTTCGTCATCGACAAGCAAGGTGTATTGAAAAAAATATTCCCAAAGGTGAAGGTCAAAGAGCATGTCAACGAAGTGCTCGCCGCCCTAAAAGATATTTAG